In Marivirga salinae, a single window of DNA contains:
- a CDS encoding YgaP family membrane protein, giving the protein MKKNMGSADRIIRVIIAAVIGVLYFTGIISGTVGIVLLVLAGVFVLTSLISFCPLYAPFGISTCPMKESK; this is encoded by the coding sequence ATGAAAAAAAATATGGGATCAGCAGATAGAATTATTAGAGTAATAATCGCTGCAGTTATAGGAGTTCTTTATTTCACAGGAATCATTTCAGGAACAGTAGGCATAGTGCTTTTAGTATTAGCTGGAGTATTTGTTTTAACCAGCTTGATAAGCTTCTGCCCTCTTTACGCACCTTTCGGGATTTCAACTTGCCCTATGAAAGAAAGTAAATAA
- a CDS encoding IS3 family transposase — MLFYFNDSSALVQASAWTPTHSHHWLRKYPNLIAQKQIYKSNQVWVSDITYIQIKENFAYLSLLTDAYSRKILGHYLSENLSREGPIEALKMAIRRKGQSYVTHHSDRGIQYCCKDYVDILNNSFIKISMTENGSPYENAIAERVNGILKHEFACNQAFGSFTVAKNFIDRAIKNYNGIRPHMSCSYLTPNIAHETEETITRKWKNYYKEKVK; from the coding sequence TTGCTTTTTTATTTCAATGATAGCTCTGCACTAGTTCAAGCGTCCGCTTGGACCCCTACTCATTCTCATCATTGGTTACGCAAATATCCAAACCTGATTGCTCAAAAGCAGATTTATAAAAGCAATCAAGTATGGGTTAGTGATATTACATATATTCAAATAAAAGAAAATTTTGCTTATTTGAGCTTACTAACTGATGCTTACTCAAGGAAAATATTAGGTCATTATCTAAGTGAAAACTTATCAAGAGAAGGACCGATAGAAGCCTTGAAAATGGCAATAAGACGGAAAGGTCAATCCTATGTGACTCATCATTCCGATAGAGGGATACAATACTGTTGTAAAGATTATGTTGATATACTCAATAACAGCTTCATTAAAATTAGCATGACAGAGAATGGAAGTCCATATGAAAATGCAATAGCGGAAAGGGTAAATGGTATCTTAAAACATGAGTTTGCATGCAATCAAGCTTTTGGCTCATTTACTGTGGCGAAAAATTTCATTGATAGAGCGATTAAAAACTATAATGGTATTAGACCACATATGAGCTGCAGTTACTTAACACCGAACATTGCACATGAAACTGAAGAGACTATAACACGAAAATGGAAGAACTACTACAAAGAAAAAGTAAAGTAA